The Moorena producens PAL-8-15-08-1 genomic interval AGAGAAGGGACAATTTGACCAAATTGTCAACCAGGAGCGCTCCGATGAGCTTGGGGTTTTGGTTAAGGCATTTAATCACATGGCAAGACAATTGCAAGAGTCGTTTGCCACCCTAGAAGCCAAGAATACTGAATTGCAGCACCTCGATCAACTGAAAAACGAATTTTTAGCTAATACCTCCCAAGAACTCCGCACCCCCCTCAATGGCATGATCAGCATTGCTGAATCCCTGATGGATGGTGTTGCAGGACAATTGCCCTCCAAAGCAAACGCTAATCTTGCCATCATTGCATCTAGTGGAAAAAGACTAGGGAATTTAGTCAACGATCTCCTGGATTTTTCGAAGCTAAAACACAAACATCTTGAACTTCAAATTAAGCCAGTCAGCATGCGAGAAATAGCCAATCTCGTCCTTGGACATTCCCACTCTCTAATTGCGAAAAAACCTTTGCAGTTAATTAACTCAATTCCTGCCGATCTGCCCTTGGTCGATGCTGACGAAAATCGGCTGCAACAAATTCTTTATAACTTAATTGAGAATGCTATTAAGTTTACTGAATCTGGTAAGGTTGAAGTATCAGCTGAGCAGTTACCCGTTAGCAATGACGAGTTAGCAATGTTAGTCATTACTGTCTCAGATACAGGAATTGGTATTCCAGCAGATAAATTACATCGGATTTTTGACTCCTTTGAATCAGTAGATTGCTCCAGGACTAAAGAATACGGCGGGAGGGGTTTGGGATTAGCGGTTACTAGACAGTTAGTCGAGTTACACGGTGGCAAAATTCATGTGCGATCGCTTAGCCTGCCAGAAGCACAATGTCGCCTGGGAGGATCCCCTAAGCGATCGCAAAATAAGTCTGGTTCCCAGTTTACATTTACTTTGCCAGTGTCTCAGAGGCAGGTTCAGCAGACCTCAGCACTGTTGCCAATTGAATCCATCGCTCCAGTTCTGGACTTGACGAATGAAACCCCGAACTTTACTGGAGCCTTAGCAGCAGACAGTGGATATACCAAAATTTTGATTGTGGACGATGAACCAGTCAACCGCCAGGTTATTAGCAATTATCTTTCCATGGAAAACTATGCGATCGCTACAGCCACTAATGGTTTAGAAGCTTTAGAAATGCTTTCAACTGGCTTCCAGCCTGACTTGATTTTACTGGATGTGATGATGCCCCGCATGACCGGCTATGAAGTTTGCGAAAAAATTCGCCAGACGTTTTTGCCCAGTGAACTTCCGGTGATCATGTTAACCGCCAACAATCAAGTTTCCGATTTGGTGGAAGGGTTTACTTGTGGAGTAAATGATTATCTGACTAAGCCTTTTTCTAAGCATGAATTGTTAGCCCGAATTAAAAGTCATCTACGGCTTTCTAAAATTACCTCTGCTTATGGTAAGTTTGTCCCCCATGATTTTTTACGCTTCCTGGGATATGACAGTATTGTTGATGTTAAATTAGGGGATCACGTTCAAAAAGAAATGACTGTTCTTTTTGCTGATATTCGCTCTTTTACCAGCCTATCAGAACAGTTATCTCCTCAAGAAAATTTTAATTTTATTAATAGCTATCTGAGTCGAGTTAGTCCAGCAATCCGCGCTCACAATGGCTTTATTGATAAGTACATTGGAGATGGAGTCATGGCACTTTTTCCTGAGTCAGCGGATGATGGGGTTCAAGGTGCACTTGAGATGCAGCAAACAGTTGCGGTCTACAATCAGCATCGGTGCCAAAGTGGTTATGTTCCGATTACTATCGGTATTGGTTTACATACAGGTAGCTTAATGCTAGGAACCATCGGTGAACAAAAGCGGATGGAAAGTACGGTTATTTCTGATGCAGTTAATCTTGCTTCCCGCTTGGAAGGATTAACCAAACTTTATGGTGCAGGGATTATGATTAGCCAACAAACCCTCTATAACCTGAATCAGTTTCAAAAATACAGTTATAGGTTTCTGGATCGAGTCAAAGTTAAGGGAAAAAATAAACCGGTGGCAGTATTTGAGCTATTTGATCAAGATCAGCCGCAACTGAAGGAGTTAAAAAGAAAAACTAAGAGTAACTTTGAACAAGCTGCTTTTCTCTACCATCGGCAAGCTTTCGCCCAAGCTGAACAGATATTTCAGTCAGTTTTACAAACCAATCCCCAGGATAAAGCAGCCATGCTCTATGTCAAACGCTGCCAAAGGTATCAAAGCTATGGTGTGCCAGAGGACTGGGAACGGGCAGAAGTGTTGCATGAGTCATAGTTTGGCGTTGCCCAATTGTTTAATATAGCAATTATCCTAGCTATGAGGTACAAATCTCTGGGTTTTAGGGAGCAGGGAGCAGGGAGCAGGGAGCAGGGAGCAGGGAAGAGGGAAAATATAATCTGTACCTCATAACTGCGATAAACGCTATCCTTGAGGGTAATGAGTAAAAAAATAAACTATGAACCTAACCGAAACAACCGGACAGTATCTCATTCTTTGTTATCAGTAATTTATCATTATACTTTGATAAGCACTCGGACATAAAATCTTGACTTGTTGATTAACTATCCTTAATTTGTTTTGCATTTAAACTGTATATTATTTAAATCAAATAAAAAAGATATATCCCAGTACCATTTTGCCTTTTGCCTTTTGCCTTTTGCCTTTTGCCTTGCTAAAACGCATTAAAAATGCGTTTTAGCTTAGGATAATTCCGTCAAAGACACTAAACTATTGACAAAAGTCTGAACACTCTGATCTGATAAATCCACAATCGGTAACGTCGATACTAAATTTCCATAACACTTACTAATCGAGCGGCGGTAAGCTGGATCATAATGAGTTTCAAGCAAATCTCCTACCAAAGCATGACCTTGACCCCTATCAATCATCTCATACCACTGGTTAATTTTTTTCCAGCCATAGCGAGACCTTAGAGACTTTAGCTTACCTTTGCAAAACTCAGGGTTAGTACCCAAGTGAGGATACTCTTGCAACAACCATTCAATTCGACGTGCCAGGGGTAACTCAACTTCCACACAAGTAGCATCCTTCATATTTTGCCATACTGAATGAGGCAAATAAATTTGTCCAATCTTATTACTTTCTGCTTCTACCCATACTGGCTTATCGACATCAAAGCCTTGCAATTTTTCCAATAGCAGGGATTCAAACCATTTTTGGGAGGGTTGAGATAATGGTTCACCTTCCCACTCTTGACCCAGCAGGGAACCTCGATGATTGGCTAACTCTTCCAAATCCAGCACCTGCACACCTTGCTTAGCAAGTTGCCGCAAGATCAGGGTTTTCCCACTACCGGTTAGTCCACACAATACCCGGTAAGTAAACTGTTGTGGCAACTGTTCTAATTGTTCCCTTACATAAGCTCGATAGGTTTTGTATCCCCCGTCGAGAACTGTAACTTGCCAGCCAATTTGAACTAACACCGCTGCCAAACTCTGGGAACGCTGTCCACCCCGCCAACAATAGACCAAGGGATGGTAATTTTTATCCTTAGCAGCAAAGTGACTTTCCAGATGTCGAGAGATATTGCCAGCAACTAGAGAGGCACCAATTTTACGAGCTTCAAAGGAAGACACTTGTTTATAGATAGTCCCTACCTTAGCCCGTTGCTGATCATCGAGCACAGGTAGATTAATCGCACCTGGCATATGATCCTCAGCAAACTCACTCGGGGAGCGCACATCAATAATTTCGCTGTAGTCTTCTTCCTTTGGCTGCTGGGTATAGTTATGCGATCGCTGCATTCGATGTTCAATTCTGTGTTTCGTGACATACTGTACATCATAACTGCGAAAAACGCTATATAATTCAATTTTGTTGTATCATGAATAGTTAAAATTTACTACTCTTTTCTAATTCTTTATAGGAGCATTTTCATGATATCTCCCCCTATTAAAAGACCCCAGGTTAGGAGCATGTCACTTATGCATAAAATTTGGACTAAAACTAAAGCCCCCTCATGGGTTTTAGCTTGCTGTGATAGTACCTATAGCAATCCTCAATCATTTTTTCCATCAGCAAAATATCAATTTCTTGCTGGGGAAGGGTTATAGCGATTCGGTGCAGTCGAGGCTATCGCGATTCGGCGTAGCCGACGCTACGGGAACGCTTCGGCCACTATATTTCACGAATCAGATTGGCCTTTTGGCCACGCTACGCGATCGGATTGCTATAGTTAATATGGTCTACAACTTTGACCTGCTCCCCTTCTAGATTATCAGACTTCGCCCCCTGAACGGTTACAGGAAACTTCTGATACAAGCTCTGTACTAATCCAATTTAGCTGAAATAAATTATTGTCTAAATCTGACTTAGGACGCAATCGCACTAAATAAAAACCGTCGGTTTCTATCACAGAAGTTGTGTATTTGTCAGTATTAATTTGACAAAAATAAATTGGCAGACTAGAACGATTAAATGTGGTTAAATAGACATCATAATTAGTGAGTAATAATGGATTTAATGTCAGACTCAAAGAGTAACCTTTATAAATAACTCCATAGACAAATTCATTATTGGGGTCTCCCACAGGTAAAAATTCTTTTCTAACCCATTCTTTAGGTAGCCATTTCTGGCATACTAGAATGGTGAATATATAGTAATTAAGAAATCGATAAAAAATATTATCTTGTGCTATTAATTTGGGCAAGTAATTGAAGTAATTGTTAATATGGCTACTATTAACTGATTCAGTATTGATAACTTGATTATTATCCACACTAACAGCAGGCAAACTGACTTCGTTGTACCAATTATAATATCTTAAACCTAAATTATATTTTCCCGGTTCCAGTTTTAGTTCCTGCCATTGTTCCTGAAATTTTGGCTCATGAGATGCTATGTATTTGACAGGTTTGCCTTCAGGAAAACTATAGATACCTATACTCCATGACTGAGCTGAAGCCACACAAGAACTGATGTCAATTTTTAAAGATTCTTTTACTGGAACGGGTTCTGTAGTGGCAATAATGGCGTGGACATTCCATCGAGGACCAGTAGTTAAAATATAGGATAGTACCAGAGGCTGTTTTAGCAGTTCTTCAGAAACAAATCGCCATTTATAAACTTCTTTTTTGGTTGAGTCTGCTATTTTTTTCTTGGTTTTGGTTTTCTTTTGAAAAAGAATGGGTATAAGTCCCTTAACAGCTTTATAAAATATCAAAGATAACAATGCTAGTGGAATTTCCCACCAGAGTTGGAAGAATAAAAATTTTTCTTTAGTTTCCATTATCAAATAACCTCTATACCTTAGTATTGTACCTGAATCTTGTCGAAATCCACATCCAGCCTACTGTAACATATTTTATTGTGATGTTAAGATAAGTGATGCTAAAGCAGCAGCAGCATCAATATGAAGATTATGCCCTCCTGACAGAAAAACTCGTTTAGCTTGAGTCATAGTCATTTTCTGTTGTTGCAAATCTTCTGGTCGATTTAGTTTGCTACTATCTCCATAAACTAACGTAGTCGGAACTTGGATAGATTTGAGCATCTCCAAATATTGAGATCGACCACCAGGTAAATTGTTTAAACCCAGAATAGAACGAGTACGAATAATTGCATCCCAACTCCAGCGAACTCCACCTTGATTTGGTTGTGTAATTCGCTGAGCTAAGATATAAGAAAATTCTTCTGACAGACTAGGTATCGCTTGACGCAACCTACTTGCAGCAGTTGCCACATCAGGAAAGATGGGATGTTGAGGAGTAGAACTGAGATAGTCTAAACAAGTCGTTAGCTGATTAACTGCGGATTCTTTCTTGCTTTCCTCAGCAGGTAGCGGAAGTTCTACCAAAATCAACTCTTTGATTTTCTTTGGTCGCACGCTAGCGATCGCAGTTGCCAGCATGGCACCCATGGAATGACCTACTAACAACAAAGGTTGGTCTGGTAATTCCTGAATTACCCGGTCTATCTGAGCTAAAAATGTCAGTGAACTATAAGAAGTCACCAGTTCTAAATGAGATGAACGTCCGTGACCAAATAAATCGGGAGCCACTACCCGATAACCTTGTGCTGCTAGAGGAAGTGCGACTTCTTGCCAAGCTAATCCTTGTTCCAAAAGACCATGAATACACAGAACTACAGGATGCTCCGGGGAACCCCAACTACACAGACAGATCTGATTTCCTCCAAACTCCAGGAATTTTTCCTCCATAGTTGGCTGCTCTTTCGAGGAGGTTGTAGAGACTTGAGGCTGTTGATTTGTCGGAGTTGTAACTAGGTTTGGCAACTCATAATTAAGTTGGCTGGCTATCCGTTGAGTTTCTGACTTCAACGGATAAGGTAATTGAATCGTTTTCCATTTGTCTGCCAAGCTCTCATCAATAGTATTGTGTTTGAGGAAGTTAGGGTCACTGATTGACAATGACTTTTGATGAACACCCCCTGTCATGCGATCGCCCTGATAAGGTTGTAAAAGTTCTGGCTCGAAGGCAATATTAAGAAAGTCGCATAGTTGGGATAGCACTGATTCTGGTTCTGTCACCAAATCTTCATAGTGAATCTGATGCTGACGTTCTGGCTCCAACTGGCTCAGGAAATTTAGAATGTTCTGGTTACTCTTAGCCCATACCTGCTCTGCTACCCGGTAAGGATTTTCCTCACCCAACCCGACAAGTTTTTGCATCCGCATCCGCACAAATGATTCAATGACTGAGTAGGGATGGCGAACCAGGTAAATATATTTGGAGTTGGCAAAGAGTGCTTCCCCTCGTTCTAAAATTGTTGGCTCCATCGCATAAGAAGGAGATTTGTCTACCAGCAGGCGAGGTGCTATGCTCTCCTGGAGCATGCCATAGACCTGCTGAATCGATAAGTTTTGTGACTCAAGGTCTTGAATGAGAGTCTGACTAGCTGTTGCATCCAGGTTTTGTACTTCCATAAAAGTTTTCTGTAACCCTTCACCTAAGTAAGAAAGGTTGAGTTGTTCCTGTCGTTCCTTCATGGTGTCAAAGGGTAAAAGATGCAACTCGGGGGGTGAAAATAGGGAAGAATGACCCGCCAGCATAACTCTAAGTAAAGTTGAACCCGAGCGCGGACTCGAAAGGATAAAAATAATACCAGGAAGACGTGAAGAGACAGAGGCCGAGCGTGCATAGTTTCCACTAGGTGAACTTGTGGTTGTGAAGATTTCTGAGCTTGTCGGGGATGGTTGATCAACAACATTATCATTATTCAGTTCAGCACTCAAATATTGAGTCAGGGAGTTGATTGTTGGTCGTTCGTAAAACTCTCTGGGATAGATAATAAAATCTAGGTCGCTACTAAGTTTATTGACAACTTCCATTCCCATTAACGAATCCATACCCAACTCTACAAAATTGTCATCAGTGGAAATTTTTGATGGATTGATTCCGAGAGTTTTTGCTACTACCAATTGAATATAAGTTTTCAAAATATCTTGACGTTCAGTTATTGGTGCAGCTTGCAATTTTTCTAAAATGCGTTCGTCTGTCTTTTCTGAGCTTGTCTCCTGTTGCAAGAGTTCTAATAGTAAAGAACTTGGATTTGCCGAACTAAATTGTTTTGCCAATACCGACCAATCTACAGGCAATACTCCCACCTGTGCTGTAGACTGAGTGCGTACAAGTTCCTCTAATACTTGTATTCCTTGCTCTGGAGAAATCAAACTTATCCCTGC includes:
- the mnmH gene encoding tRNA 2-selenouridine(34) synthase MnmH, producing the protein MQRSHNYTQQPKEEDYSEIIDVRSPSEFAEDHMPGAINLPVLDDQQRAKVGTIYKQVSSFEARKIGASLVAGNISRHLESHFAAKDKNYHPLVYCWRGGQRSQSLAAVLVQIGWQVTVLDGGYKTYRAYVREQLEQLPQQFTYRVLCGLTGSGKTLILRQLAKQGVQVLDLEELANHRGSLLGQEWEGEPLSQPSQKWFESLLLEKLQGFDVDKPVWVEAESNKIGQIYLPHSVWQNMKDATCVEVELPLARRIEWLLQEYPHLGTNPEFCKGKLKSLRSRYGWKKINQWYEMIDRGQGHALVGDLLETHYDPAYRRSISKCYGNLVSTLPIVDLSDQSVQTFVNSLVSLTELS
- a CDS encoding response regulator; this translates as MRFVSQAGWHKQMIFKSLAQGVSKVSGKVPLRLILVIPFVLQIFAAVGLVGYLSYRNSKRAVNDVATQLLEEVNARVEQNLDAYLTIPHLVNQINATAINLGQLNLQDIPELERYFWQQLQIFNTLTFTGLGLENKDNLGAERLDDGTLILRVSTKATNHIFYSYSTNEFGERCSAVLGETPMSDCIKKREEILDSIKFDPRTRPWYRTAVKAGRSTWSEIYPNTAGVTAYLGASMPFYDKQDQLQGVLLTNINLSQIGKFLRSLNVGKTGQVFIIERSGMLVATSTGEKPFRTTHQDYGAERFKATDSSNAFTKATAQYLSTKLNQKQPIQRLQQWEFAVDGKRKFVQIQPFQDEFGLDWLIVVVVPEADFIEQIHAHTRTTIALCLVALLLATEVGIVTSRWVVRPIVQLKDAAIALEKGQFDQIVNQERSDELGVLVKAFNHMARQLQESFATLEAKNTELQHLDQLKNEFLANTSQELRTPLNGMISIAESLMDGVAGQLPSKANANLAIIASSGKRLGNLVNDLLDFSKLKHKHLELQIKPVSMREIANLVLGHSHSLIAKKPLQLINSIPADLPLVDADENRLQQILYNLIENAIKFTESGKVEVSAEQLPVSNDELAMLVITVSDTGIGIPADKLHRIFDSFESVDCSRTKEYGGRGLGLAVTRQLVELHGGKIHVRSLSLPEAQCRLGGSPKRSQNKSGSQFTFTLPVSQRQVQQTSALLPIESIAPVLDLTNETPNFTGALAADSGYTKILIVDDEPVNRQVISNYLSMENYAIATATNGLEALEMLSTGFQPDLILLDVMMPRMTGYEVCEKIRQTFLPSELPVIMLTANNQVSDLVEGFTCGVNDYLTKPFSKHELLARIKSHLRLSKITSAYGKFVPHDFLRFLGYDSIVDVKLGDHVQKEMTVLFADIRSFTSLSEQLSPQENFNFINSYLSRVSPAIRAHNGFIDKYIGDGVMALFPESADDGVQGALEMQQTVAVYNQHRCQSGYVPITIGIGLHTGSLMLGTIGEQKRMESTVISDAVNLASRLEGLTKLYGAGIMISQQTLYNLNQFQKYSYRFLDRVKVKGKNKPVAVFELFDQDQPQLKELKRKTKSNFEQAAFLYHRQAFAQAEQIFQSVLQTNPQDKAAMLYVKRCQRYQSYGVPEDWERAEVLHES
- a CDS encoding DUF6208 family protein; protein product: METKEKFLFFQLWWEIPLALLSLIFYKAVKGLIPILFQKKTKTKKKIADSTKKEVYKWRFVSEELLKQPLVLSYILTTGPRWNVHAIIATTEPVPVKESLKIDISSCVASAQSWSIGIYSFPEGKPVKYIASHEPKFQEQWQELKLEPGKYNLGLRYYNWYNEVSLPAVSVDNNQVINTESVNSSHINNYFNYLPKLIAQDNIFYRFLNYYIFTILVCQKWLPKEWVRKEFLPVGDPNNEFVYGVIYKGYSLSLTLNPLLLTNYDVYLTTFNRSSLPIYFCQINTDKYTTSVIETDGFYLVRLRPKSDLDNNLFQLNWISTELVSEVSCNRSGGEV